A genomic window from Desulfonatronovibrio magnus includes:
- the mnmA gene encoding tRNA 2-thiouridine(34) synthase MnmA yields MKTAVALSGGADSLYALLSLHEAGWKLMPVHARFFKTDHQSHETEKLLADFCSTIGLQLTVLDLAKKFKTLVMDPFVQDYIDGLTPNPCVTCNQRIKFGLIMDHVRSLGADQLATGHYARIDSNNDIPALFRGQDPLKDQSYFLSLVPVKVLNHVVFPLQTSTKKNILKLLGEKGITPPVPGESNEVCFIENDYRSFIQEQRPNLKTLKGPIMTTNGTVLGQHQGLWHYTPGQRKGLGIAYKHPLYVIEKNFQNNALIVGNAQEQMSRGCEAKDINIHVAPKNWPETVMVQIRYRSRPHPAIVTINKSRMTVKFLNPQDIAAPGQIAAVYSQHGQVLAAGIITSSKP; encoded by the coding sequence ATGAAAACTGCAGTGGCCTTAAGCGGCGGAGCTGACAGTCTTTATGCCTTACTCTCCCTTCATGAGGCAGGCTGGAAACTGATGCCGGTCCACGCCAGATTTTTTAAGACTGACCATCAAAGTCATGAAACAGAAAAACTGCTTGCAGATTTTTGCTCCACCATAGGTTTGCAATTGACAGTACTGGACCTGGCTAAGAAATTTAAAACCCTGGTCATGGATCCCTTTGTTCAGGATTATATTGACGGACTTACTCCTAATCCTTGCGTTACCTGCAACCAGCGGATAAAGTTCGGGCTCATCATGGATCATGTCAGATCTCTCGGAGCTGATCAGCTTGCCACCGGGCACTACGCACGAATTGATTCCAATAATGATATTCCAGCACTTTTTCGAGGGCAGGACCCCTTAAAGGATCAAAGCTATTTTTTATCCCTGGTTCCAGTTAAGGTCTTAAACCATGTAGTTTTCCCCCTGCAGACATCAACCAAGAAAAACATTTTAAAACTTCTCGGTGAAAAAGGAATCACCCCTCCGGTTCCCGGGGAAAGTAATGAAGTTTGTTTCATTGAAAATGACTACAGATCATTTATTCAGGAACAGAGACCAAACCTCAAAACCCTGAAAGGCCCTATCATGACCACCAATGGAACAGTGCTGGGACAGCATCAGGGACTATGGCACTACACTCCAGGTCAACGTAAAGGACTGGGCATAGCCTATAAACATCCACTATATGTCATTGAAAAAAACTTTCAAAACAACGCCTTGATTGTAGGCAATGCTCAGGAACAGATGAGCAGAGGGTGTGAAGCCAAAGATATCAATATCCACGTAGCTCCAAAAAACTGGCCCGAAACAGTCATGGTACAGATTAGATATCGTTCCAGGCCTCATCCAGCCATAGTGACCATCAATAAATCACGCATGACTGTCAAATTTTTAAACCCTCAGGATATTGCTGCTCCAGGTCAGATCGCAGCTGTTTACTCGCAGCATGGCCAGGTTCTCGCTGCAGGCATAATAACTTCTTCTAAACCATGA